The Aureispira anguillae genome contains a region encoding:
- a CDS encoding DUF547 domain-containing protein yields the protein MRTLTSILFFSCLFLSLTSKAAPIKDAAEFFNHADDFFKNYAINGNIKYANLKQDPSNLQPLIDFIGLTPVKSIDVYRRKAYLINCYNLVVIKAVLDNYPIKKVKDTNKFFKKDKHKIGNEMITLDHLEYKIIFKEYKDPRLHFVLVCAAKGCPPIPSFAYTPGDLNYQINKQCQLALDNPNFLYLEDKDGIVKLSPIFKWYKNDFFPSIIDFINAHRSQKLPSSYTLDYYEYDWNLNAWEEL from the coding sequence ATGAGGACACTTACATCTATCTTATTTTTCTCCTGTTTATTTCTGTCCCTAACTTCAAAAGCCGCTCCCATAAAAGATGCCGCTGAATTTTTTAACCATGCAGATGATTTTTTTAAAAACTATGCCATCAATGGAAATATAAAGTATGCCAACCTTAAGCAAGACCCTTCTAATTTGCAGCCACTCATTGATTTCATTGGGCTAACCCCTGTCAAATCAATTGATGTTTATCGACGAAAGGCTTATTTAATCAATTGTTACAATCTTGTTGTTATCAAGGCTGTTCTAGACAATTACCCCATCAAAAAAGTAAAGGATACCAATAAATTTTTCAAAAAAGATAAGCATAAAATTGGCAACGAGATGATTACCCTAGATCACTTAGAGTACAAAATCATCTTTAAAGAATATAAAGATCCTCGCTTGCACTTTGTTTTAGTTTGCGCCGCAAAGGGTTGTCCTCCAATTCCTTCTTTTGCCTATACTCCAGGTGATTTAAATTATCAGATTAATAAACAGTGCCAACTGGCATTGGACAATCCTAATTTTTTATATTTGGAAGATAAAGATGGTATTGTTAAGCTTTCTCCTATCTTTAAATGGTATAAGAATGATTTTTTTCCTTCTATCATTGATTTTATTAATGCACATCGCAGCCAAAAACTACCTTCCAGCTATACGTTAGATTATTATGAATACGACTGGAATTTAAATGCTTGGGAAGAGCTTTAG
- a CDS encoding PorP/SprF family type IX secretion system membrane protein, translated as MKILKSVCLLFIVGFCTSSSQAQDIHYTMFDMAPLELNPVYTGYYAGTFRVGGIYRTQWAGLSVSTPPSLNNSSQSFSGFQTPSAYIDVPFGIPPKDKSKNMKSWAGVGVSFYYDAVGNVSNLAASLSLAYHLGLGQKGNTIVSLGVQGGILQRRISGDYTFEDQLLNNNAPTTDPLYVGGNVSKTLPDFSGGLMVSHRGRRFGLEAAASLNHFTNPNYSFKTPDQNEADEAKLPMTIIANLAMKIALTQKGNLFLRPLFFFQNTLNTTGQGEGLSAFDLNGQLLLGIHFNDMQDITLYLGGGYRVSGDAIARIGLDIKGLKFGFAYDINTHAQGLNYKLFNNNNRGMAFEVALSYVAKIYKVPVIDDVLICPRF; from the coding sequence ATGAAAATTTTAAAGAGTGTATGCCTGCTTTTTATAGTAGGTTTTTGTACATCCAGTAGTCAGGCCCAAGACATACATTATACAATGTTTGACATGGCTCCACTTGAGTTAAATCCTGTTTATACAGGGTATTATGCAGGTACTTTTAGAGTTGGAGGTATCTACAGGACACAGTGGGCTGGTTTGTCAGTTTCTACTCCTCCTTCTCTTAATAATAGTTCTCAAAGCTTTTCTGGTTTTCAAACACCATCTGCTTATATTGATGTCCCTTTTGGTATTCCTCCCAAAGACAAGAGCAAAAATATGAAAAGTTGGGCTGGCGTTGGGGTCTCATTTTATTATGATGCAGTTGGTAATGTATCAAACTTAGCAGCTAGCTTGTCCTTGGCTTATCATTTAGGACTTGGGCAAAAAGGCAATACAATTGTCTCTTTAGGCGTGCAAGGTGGTATTTTACAGCGCAGAATCTCTGGTGATTACACCTTCGAAGATCAGTTGCTTAATAATAATGCACCAACAACAGATCCGTTGTATGTTGGTGGAAATGTATCTAAAACGTTGCCTGATTTCTCAGGAGGTTTGATGGTAAGCCATAGAGGTAGAAGATTTGGATTGGAAGCAGCTGCTTCCTTAAACCATTTCACCAACCCGAACTATAGCTTTAAAACTCCAGACCAAAACGAGGCTGATGAGGCTAAATTGCCAATGACAATTATTGCCAACTTGGCGATGAAAATTGCATTGACTCAAAAAGGTAACTTGTTCTTAAGACCGTTGTTCTTCTTCCAAAATACATTAAATACAACTGGACAAGGAGAAGGTTTAAGTGCATTTGACTTGAATGGTCAATTGTTGTTGGGAATTCATTTCAATGACATGCAAGATATTACCTTGTACTTGGGTGGTGGTTATCGTGTAAGTGGTGACGCTATTGCTCGTATAGGACTAGACATTAAAGGATTAAAATTTGGATTTGCTTATGATATAAATACACACGCTCAAGGATTAAATTATAAATTATTCAACAATAACAACAGAGGAATGGCCTTTGAAGTAGCACTTTCGTATGTTGCTAAAATTTATAAAGTTCCTGTTATTGACGATGTCTTGATTTGTCCTCGTTTTTAA
- a CDS encoding DUF4846 domain-containing protein has protein sequence MKFFLFIALFSLLLHLYGCQNATDNQTTVSTPTPPAPMPVAHQVNGIAKPDSVIPPLKEKNTSTPTNPSTTIPAASSHFYQWLDEYPKELALSRQISTPSGYQRISLDQNSFGTWLRGLPLLPKSSKVMLYNGNTKAYQAGAHRVLNIDIGKRDLQQCADAVMRLKAEYHYSQQDYEAIHFNYTSGHTIRFSDWSKGKKPKIKGNKVSFSSPSGSVNSSYANFKKYLTNVYSYAGTASLSKELRSKPVKDIMPGDVFIWGGFPGHAILVMDVAKHPKTGKKIFLVAQSYMPAQSIHILKNLNDQSLSPWYSEDFGEQLNTPEWTFDRNSLKQF, from the coding sequence ATGAAATTTTTTCTTTTTATTGCGCTATTCAGCCTATTGTTGCACCTATATGGTTGTCAGAATGCAACTGATAACCAAACAACCGTCAGTACCCCAACTCCCCCTGCCCCTATGCCTGTCGCTCACCAAGTAAATGGTATTGCCAAACCAGATAGTGTCATTCCCCCTCTAAAAGAAAAAAACACTTCGACTCCTACGAATCCCTCGACCACTATCCCTGCTGCTTCATCCCACTTTTACCAGTGGTTAGATGAATATCCTAAAGAACTAGCGCTAAGTCGTCAAATTTCAACACCTTCAGGATACCAACGAATTTCCTTAGACCAAAATTCATTTGGAACTTGGTTAAGAGGACTCCCTTTATTACCAAAAAGTAGTAAAGTAATGCTCTACAATGGTAATACAAAAGCTTACCAAGCAGGAGCTCATCGAGTACTTAATATAGATATTGGAAAACGTGACTTACAACAATGTGCAGATGCTGTTATGCGATTAAAGGCAGAATACCACTATAGTCAACAAGATTATGAAGCTATCCATTTTAATTATACCAGTGGTCACACCATTCGTTTTTCGGATTGGAGCAAAGGAAAAAAGCCTAAAATAAAAGGCAATAAAGTAAGTTTTAGTAGCCCTTCTGGAAGTGTCAATTCTTCTTATGCTAACTTTAAGAAATATCTAACCAATGTTTATTCTTATGCTGGTACAGCCTCCTTGTCCAAAGAGTTGCGATCTAAACCCGTCAAAGACATTATGCCAGGGGATGTTTTTATTTGGGGTGGTTTCCCTGGACATGCTATCTTAGTTATGGATGTTGCCAAGCACCCAAAAACAGGCAAAAAAATATTTTTAGTTGCTCAAAGTTATATGCCTGCTCAAAGTATTCACATTCTCAAAAACTTAAACGATCAAAGTCTATCCCCTTGGTATTCGGAAGATTTTGGAGAACAACTAAATACGCCTGAATGGACTTTTGATCGAAATAGCTTAAAACAATTCTAG
- a CDS encoding acyl-CoA synthetase: protein MNQKLSLIQRAQQWKTRTAIVSNQQAYNYQQLLDSSALVASHLLGDQTDLAEARVAFLVAPSFEYTAIQWGIWRAGGIAVPLCVLHPLPSLQYVIENTRSSILIVDESQYQLLAPLAKQLGIQLFKTNDLLDSIKLRPLPSIAENRRAMILYTSGTTSLPKGVVTTHANINFQIQTLVTAWEWQKEDHILNILPLHHVHGIINIMSCALWVGACCEFLPKFDAAKVWGLFTEGKINLFMAVPTIYFKLIAHWEKATLTQQQQYSQALQQFRLMVSGSAALPVPILEKWRNISSHTLLERYGMTEIGMGISNSYRGERRAGHIGQALPGIQIRLVNEQGLVHAENIAGEIQIKGPNVFKEYWEKPTATQKAFTPDGWFLSGDIAMLNNGYYKILGRDSVDIIKSGGYKISALEIEDVLRLHPAISDCAIVGIPNEEWGEVVAACLIPIGKTNIKLPALQTWLKERLPAYKIPRQFILQNELPRNVLGKVTKNELKKLF, encoded by the coding sequence ATGAACCAAAAACTGTCATTAATCCAACGGGCACAACAATGGAAGACTCGAACGGCAATTGTTTCCAACCAACAGGCTTATAACTATCAACAACTATTGGATAGCTCGGCACTTGTAGCAAGCCATCTACTAGGAGATCAAACCGATTTGGCAGAAGCAAGAGTTGCCTTTTTAGTTGCTCCTAGTTTTGAATATACTGCCATTCAATGGGGAATTTGGAGAGCAGGCGGAATTGCGGTTCCACTGTGTGTATTGCATCCGCTTCCTTCTTTACAATATGTTATCGAAAATACTCGATCCAGTATTCTTATTGTCGATGAATCACAGTATCAACTGCTTGCTCCATTAGCAAAACAGTTAGGTATCCAGTTGTTTAAAACAAACGATTTATTGGATTCCATTAAGCTTCGCCCTTTACCCTCTATAGCGGAAAATCGCCGAGCAATGATCCTTTATACCAGTGGAACAACTAGCCTTCCTAAAGGAGTTGTTACCACTCATGCCAATATTAATTTTCAAATCCAAACACTCGTCACAGCTTGGGAGTGGCAAAAAGAAGACCACATTCTTAATATACTTCCGCTCCATCATGTTCATGGCATTATTAATATCATGAGTTGTGCGCTTTGGGTAGGCGCTTGTTGTGAATTCTTACCAAAGTTTGATGCAGCCAAGGTTTGGGGCTTGTTTACAGAAGGCAAGATCAACCTATTTATGGCCGTACCGACCATTTATTTTAAATTGATTGCGCATTGGGAAAAAGCCACTCTTACCCAACAACAACAATACAGTCAAGCCCTTCAACAATTCAGATTGATGGTATCGGGCTCTGCTGCACTTCCTGTCCCCATTTTAGAAAAATGGCGTAACATCAGCAGCCATACTTTGTTAGAACGTTATGGAATGACAGAAATAGGAATGGGCATTTCTAATTCTTATCGAGGAGAACGACGTGCAGGACACATTGGGCAAGCCCTGCCAGGCATACAAATTCGCCTAGTTAATGAGCAAGGGCTTGTTCATGCTGAAAATATTGCAGGAGAAATTCAAATCAAAGGCCCCAATGTTTTTAAAGAGTATTGGGAAAAACCAACCGCTACTCAAAAAGCATTTACCCCTGATGGTTGGTTTTTAAGTGGTGATATTGCGATGCTAAACAATGGTTATTATAAAATTTTGGGGCGAGACTCTGTTGATATTATCAAATCTGGTGGTTATAAAATTTCAGCCTTAGAAATTGAAGATGTACTTCGTCTGCATCCTGCCATTAGCGATTGTGCCATCGTAGGCATTCCCAACGAAGAATGGGGCGAAGTTGTTGCTGCCTGCCTTATTCCTATTGGTAAGACCAATATTAAACTTCCCGCCCTTCAAACATGGCTCAAAGAACGATTGCCTGCCTACAAAATACCTCGTCAGTTTATCCTCCAAAATGAGTTGCCTAGAAATGTACTGGGAAAAGTAACTAAAAATGAATTAAAGAAGTTGTTTTAG
- a CDS encoding T9SS type A sorting domain-containing protein, which yields MKKILACSMLFLAYFSLEAQVPRKILVEHFTNTLCPPCASRNPGFYTNLSNQTNVLHLSIHSSAPYTQCLLYQQNSGPSDARRSYYTVNSTPTLVMNGFSIPSSNDYSQASIFTPFQGQTSPISIQLQQQKYGNDSLKLRVIVKTVANHNLGAQQLWVGLAEDTVFYNAPNGEGTHYDVFRAQLDLGAVTLPTTLGDSLVYEYNAYANAAWDFSRIFAFAMLQNSANQSVTQSEATTPSTNNWTVNSLVTLPTKVLKGVQLFPNPTKSWLNIRLESSEETRMLLYTISGQLIETHSFLKEMTVNLKHLPKGIYLLRLVNQEGVISKKVHIE from the coding sequence ATGAAAAAAATACTCGCTTGCTCTATGCTCTTTTTGGCTTATTTTAGCTTGGAAGCACAGGTGCCTAGAAAAATTTTGGTAGAACATTTTACCAATACCCTTTGTCCACCTTGTGCTAGTCGAAATCCAGGTTTTTACACTAATTTGAGCAACCAAACAAATGTCTTGCATTTGTCCATTCATTCTAGCGCTCCCTATACACAATGTCTGTTGTATCAACAAAATTCTGGTCCAAGTGATGCTAGAAGATCGTATTATACTGTAAATAGTACGCCAACATTAGTGATGAACGGATTTAGTATTCCTTCATCTAATGATTATAGCCAAGCCTCTATTTTTACCCCTTTTCAGGGGCAGACTAGTCCCATTAGCATTCAGTTACAACAACAAAAATATGGAAATGACTCCTTGAAGCTGCGAGTAATTGTAAAAACAGTGGCAAATCATAATTTGGGAGCACAGCAATTGTGGGTTGGCTTGGCAGAAGATACTGTATTTTACAATGCCCCTAATGGAGAAGGAACGCATTATGATGTGTTTAGAGCGCAGTTAGATTTGGGAGCAGTGACCTTACCAACCACCCTTGGAGATTCTCTAGTGTATGAATACAACGCCTATGCAAATGCAGCTTGGGATTTTAGTCGAATATTTGCCTTTGCTATGTTGCAAAATAGCGCTAATCAATCGGTAACCCAATCAGAGGCAACGACGCCTAGTACCAATAATTGGACGGTAAATAGCCTTGTTACGCTACCAACCAAGGTGTTAAAAGGCGTGCAATTATTTCCTAATCCGACAAAAAGCTGGCTCAATATTCGGTTGGAAAGTAGTGAAGAGACCCGTATGTTGTTGTACACGATTTCTGGTCAATTAATAGAAACGCATAGCTTTCTTAAGGAAATGACGGTTAATTTAAAGCACTTACCGAAAGGGATTTATTTACTTCGCCTAGTCAACCAAGAAGGAGTAATTAGCAAAAAGGTACACATAGAATAA